From the genome of Eucalyptus grandis isolate ANBG69807.140 chromosome 2, ASM1654582v1, whole genome shotgun sequence, one region includes:
- the LOC104432609 gene encoding DEAD-box ATP-dependent RNA helicase 46, which produces MGLGAYNIAGYGNGGVSIDFLGPRYAPDDPTLPKPWKGLIDGSTGNLYYWNPETNVTQYEKPAALPPPLPEGPPPSASSTPQLASNPAAQAMQQNGLVAHQGRHMAQAALGLQQQVLPGNQLPQQHVAFQQGSQTGQSGQPLVLPANYSALQQGGYAPHQMGMQLMQMQQQQQQQQQMLPQTAQQMQQHHPQQLQQHQLGQQMPQQSGQQMSQIAIEPVSQQAGQKMMQHPGSQMAHPQVHQLSHQHVQFMGYKQSPPQEQQSSQQQTPSGALGQSLQMQQEYRAAYPKREEVDFQQVNQVGFSPPQFQPAVASSAQNLPPGSNPGQIPQMGIHSGQVPPYGRFPVNMHQGSSITQFQPAGAGSYSQKQSPEFQNQMAAPMMHAQQPNVPPAGLRMGYEDNLHSRSGREYHHNADKEGPMKSPQQPKLAAIPVARNPQAMTMGNSPFQNFAPGHGAGLHAPHGNVMPNMYNHAMGGPPFTNDVPGTPYGGPSDVSNLTPAEAYRQQHEVNATGDNVPAPFMTFEATEFPPEILREMHSAGFAFPTPIQAQTWPIALQSKDIVAIAKTGSGKTLGYLIPAFMLLRRRRNNPQKGPTVLVLAPTRELATQIQDEAIKFGRSSRVSCTCLYGGAPKGPQLKELDRGADIVVATPGRLNDILEMKQIDLSQISLLVLDEADRMLDMGFEPQIRKIVNELPPRRQTLMYTATWPKEVRKIAGDLLVNPVQVNIGSVDELAANKSITQHVEVVPQMEKQRRLEQILRSQERGSKVIVFCSTKRLCDQLARSIGRNFGAVAIHGDKSQGERDWALNQFRSGRSPILVATDVAARGLDIKDIRVVINYDFPTGIEDYVHRIGRTGRAGATGVSYTFFSEQDWKYAADLIKVLEGADQQVPPEVREVASRGGSGFGKDRGRGSRFDSGGGGGRWDSGGRVGMSGGDFGGHGGMGGGNFGGRGGTRDGNFGGRGGIRDGGFGGRGGGRDSFGNRGGRGEFFPRRGRGPRGFGGPPGGGQGGWDRNDRGPNDRFDMDGRGGYARGRGRGRFGSRRELPDMGRGRSYSRSPDMVRTWGSRSRSRSRSRSRSRGRSRSWSRSRSRSRSRSWSRGRSRSYSRSPSRSRSRSRSRSYERNRRPRVSKFDQREPDASGLGVPPGSEAALAPPVGPSDTFSGVEPAGDLPLVADTMIVPPATEAEHSVAEP; this is translated from the exons ATGGGATTGGGCGCTT ATAACATAGCGGGTTATGGCAACGGTGGAGTCAGCATCGACTTCCTTGGTCCACGATATGCCCCAGATGATCCAACTCTTCCTAAACCATGGAAGGGATTGATTGATGGGAGCACTGGTAACTTGTATTATTGGAATCCTGAGACCAATGTTACTCAGTACGAGAAGCCAGCTGCTTTGCCTCCTCCATTGCCAGAAGGCCCACCTCCCTCTGCCTCTTCTACACCTCAGCTGGCTTCAAATCCAGCTGCCCAAGCAATGCAACAAAACGGCTTGGTGGCTCATCAGGGACGACATATGGCACAAGCTGCGTTAGGGCTACAACAGCAGGTCTTGCCTGGAAACCAGTTACCTCAACAGCATGTTGCTTTCCAGCAAGGATCTCAAACTGGCCAATCTGGACAACCACTGGTTCTTCCTGCTAATTACTCTGCCCTGCAACAGGGAGGTTATGCACCACATCAAATGGGGATGCAGTTGATGCagatgcagcagcagcagcagcagcagcagcaaatgCTGCCACAAACGGCTCAACAAATGCAACAGCACCACCCTCAGCAATTGCAGCAGCACCAGCTGGGCCAGCAAATGCCACAGCAGTCTGGACAACAAATGTCACAGATTGCTATAGAGCCGGTGTCACAGCAAGCTGGTCAGAAAATGATGCAGCATCCAGGCTCTCAGATGGCTCATCCTCAAGTACATCAGCTTTCCCACCAGCACGTGCAATTTATGGGGTATAAGCAAAGTCCTCCTCAGGAGCAACAAAGTTCACAACAACAGACCCCGAGTGGTGCACTAGGACAGTCGCTTCAGATGCAACAAGAATACAGAGCAGCATATCCAAAGAGGGAAGAAGTTGATTTTCAACAGGTTAATCAAGTTGGGTTTTCTCCTCCACAATTTCAACCTGCTGTTGCTTCATCTGCTCAAAACCTGCCTCCTGGATCCAACCCAGGGCAGATACCTCAGATGGGTATCCATTCTGGTCAAGTTCCACCATATGGTCGTTTTCCAGTGAACATGCATCAAGGAAGCTCCATTACTCAGTTCCAGCCAGCTGGGGCTGGCTCATATAGTCAGAAACAGAGTCCTGAGTTTCAGAACCAGATGGCTGCCCCCATGATGCATGCGCAGCAGCCTAATGTGCCTCCAGCGGGGTTGAGAATGGGTTATGAAGATAATTTACACAGTAGATCCGGAAGGGAATATCACCATAATGCCGACAAGGAAGGACCAATGAAGAGTCCGCAGCAGCCCAAGCTTGCAGCAATACCCGTGGCAAGAAATCCGCAG GCAATGACAATGGGTAATTCGCCCTTCCAAAATTTTGCTCCTGGACATGGTGCTGGATTGCATGCTCCACATGGGAACGTGATGCCTAACATGTACAATCATGCTATGGGAGGTCCTCCATTTACAAATGATGTTCCTGGAACTCCTTATGGTGGACCTTCAGATGTTTCCAATCTCACACCTGCTGAAGCGTATCGTCAACAGCATGAAGTTAATGCAACG GGTGATAATGTGCCAGCACCATTTATGACATTTGAAGCTACTGAATTTCCTCCAGAGATTCTGAGAGAG ATGCATTCTGCCGGTTTTGCTTTTCCCACGCCTATACAGGCACAAACATGGCCAATTGCACTGCAAAGCAAAGACATAGTGGCAATTGCTAAAACTGGTTCGGGAAAAACATTAGGGTACTTGATTCCTGCCTTCATGCTTCTTAGAAGGAGGCGTAACAATCCTCAGAAGGGCCCAACAGTGCTGGTTTTGGCCCCTACACGAGAGCTTGCTACTCAGATACAAGATGAGGCTATCAAGTTTGGCCGTTCGTCAAGGGTTAGTTGCACG TGCTTGTATGGTGGAGCTCCAAAGGGACCGCAGCTGAAGGAATTAGATCGAGGAGCTGACATTGTGGTGGCAACTCCTGGACGGCTAAATGATATCCTTGAAATGAAGCAGATAGACCTAAGCCAAATATCTCTCCTTGTGCTTGATGAGGCAGATCGCATGCTTGACATGGGATTTGAACCTCAGATCCGTAAGATTGTAAATGAGCTTCCACCTCGCAGACAAACTCTGATGTACACAGCAACATGGCCCAAAGAAGTGAGAAAGATAGCGGGTGATCTTCTTGTTAACCCTGTTCAGGTTAACATTGGCAGTGTTGATGAGCTTGCTGCTAACAAGTCAATTACACAG CATGTTGAAGTGGTACCCCAAATGGAAAAACAGCGGCGTCTGGAGCAGATCCTTCGTTCCCAAGAACGGGGTTCTAAGGTAATTGTTTTTTGTTCTACGAAGAGGTTGTGTGATCAGCTTGCGCGCAGCATTGGGCGTAATTTTGGAGCCGTTGCTATTCATGGAGACAAGTCTCAAGGCGAGAGAGACTGGGCTCTAAATCAGTTTCGGAGTGGAAGGAGCCCTATATTAGTGGCCACTGATGTTGCTGCCCGGGGCCTTGACATAAAAGATATCAG GGTAGTGATCAATTACGATTTCCCTACTGGGATTGAGGATTATGTCCACCGAATTGGGAGAACTGGGAGGGCTGGTGCAACTGGAGTGTCATATACTTTCTTCTCTGAGCAGGACTGGAAATATGCAGCGGATTTGATAAAAGTCCTAGAGGGGGCAGACCAGCAAGTCCCCCCCGAGGTGAGAGAGGTGGCTTCTCGGGGTGGGTCTGGTTTTGGCAAAGATCGTGGAAGGGGCAGCCGATTTGAttctggtggtggtggtggacgtTGGGATTCAGGGGGTCGTGTTGGGATGAGTGGTGGTGATTTTGGTGGCCATGGTGGTATGGGTGGTGGCAACTTTGGTGGTCGTGGTGGTACGAGGGATGGAAACTTTGGTGGTCGGGGTGGAATAAGAGATGGTGGGTTTGGGGGACGTGGAGGAGGCCGGGATAGCTTTGGAAACCGTGGTGGAAGAGGCGAATTCTTTCCCAGGCGTGGTCGAGGACCCCGAGGATTTGGTGGACCACCAGGCGGCGGTCAGGGTGGTTGGGATAGGAATGACCGGGGCCCAAATGATCGGTTTGATATGGATGGACGTGGCGGATATGCACGCGGGCGTGGACGGGGGCGGTTTGGTAGTAGAAGAGAGCTTCCAGATATGGGTAGAGGTAGAAGTTACAGTCGTAGCCCGGATATGGTTCGAACGTGGGGCAGCCGGAGCCGCAGCAGAAGTCGTAGCAGAAGCCGAAGCCGTGGTCGCAGTAGGAGCTGGAGCAGGAGCAGGAGTCGCAGCCGAAGCCGGAGTTGGTCAAGGGGGCGGAGCCGTAGCTATAGCCGGAGCCCTAGCCGGAGCAGGAGCCGGAGTCGCAGCCGCAGCTACGAAAGAAACAGGAGGCCTCGTGTTTCCAAGTTTGATCAGAGAGAACCGGATGCTTCAGGCTTAGGTGTCCCTCCTGGTTCAGAAGCTGCACTTGCACCGCCGGTTGGGCCATCAGATACATTTTCAGGCGTTGAGCCGGCTGGGGATCTGCCTTTGGTAGCTGATACAATGATTGTGCCTCCTGCGACTGAGGCAGAGCATTCAGTGGCGGAgccatga
- the LOC104432610 gene encoding stress-response A/B barrel domain-containing protein HS1 → MEEAKGLVKHVLLAKFKDEIPPDQIEQLIKGYANLVNLIEPMKSFHWGKDVSVENLHQGFTHVFESTFESTEGIAEYIGHPVHVEFANQFLPTLEKVVVIDYKPTIVHT, encoded by the exons ATGGAGGAAGCGAAGGGATTGGTGAAGCATGTGCTGCTCGCCAAGTTCAAGGACGAAATTCCACCTGACCAGATCGAGCAACTCATCAAGGGTTACGCCAATCTCGTCAACCTCATCGAACCCATGAAATCATTCCACTG GGGAAAGGATGTGAGTGTCGAGAACTTGCACCAAGGCTTCACACACGTCTTCGAGTCAACGTTTGAGAGCACCGAGGGAATAGCAGAGTACATTGGTCATCCTGTTCACGTCGAATTTGCGAACCAGTTCCTTCCCACACTGGAGAAAGTAGTAGTGATCGACTACAAGCCGACCATTGTCCATACCTGA
- the LOC104432611 gene encoding stress-response A/B barrel domain-containing protein HS1 — protein MEEAKGLVKHVVLAKFKDEIPPDQIEQLIKGFANLVNLIEPMKSFHWGKDVSVENLHQGFTHVFESTFESTEGMAEYIGHPAHIEFANQLVPVLEKLVVIDYKPTIVHT, from the exons ATGGAGGAAGCGAAGGGATTGGTGAAGCATGTGGTGCTCGCCAAGTTCAAGGACGAAATTCCACCTGACCAGATCGAGCAACTCATCAAGGGTTTCGCCAATCTCGTCAACCTCATCGAACCCATGAAATCATTCCACTG GGGAAAGGATGTGAGCGTCGAGAACTTGCACCAAGGCTTCACACACGTCTTCGAGTCAACATTTGAGAGCACCGAGGGAATGGCGGAGTACATTGGTCATCCTGCACATATTGAATTCGCGAACCAGCTCGTTCCTGTACTGGAGAAACTAGTCGTGATCGACTACAAGCCGACCATTGTCCATACCTGA
- the LOC104435292 gene encoding stress-response A/B barrel domain-containing protein HS1-like translates to MEEAKGLVKHVLLVRFKDDTTPDQIEELIKGFANLVNLVPPMKSFHWGRDVSIENVHQGFTHVFETTFESTEGIAEYLPHPAHVEFSKRFLPRLEKVLVVDFKPTTVHA, encoded by the exons atggAGGAAGCCAAAGGACTAGTGAAGCATGTGTTGCTTGTGAGGTTCAAAGATGATACCACGCCTGACCAGATTGAAGAACTCATCAAGGGCTTCGCCAATCTCGTCAATCTCGTCCCTCCCATGAAATCTTTCCactg GGGAAGGGATGTGAGCATTGAGAATGTCCATCAAGGTTTCACTCATGTGTTCGAGACGACGTTCGAGAGCACAGAGGGAATAGCAGAGTACTTACCTCATCCAGCCCATGTCGAGTTCTCAAAGCGGTTCCTCCCCCGGTTGGAGAAGGTCCTTGTGGTCGACTTCAAGCCGACCACTGTTCACGCTTAA
- the LOC104432613 gene encoding stress-response A/B barrel domain-containing protein HS1 produces MAWTVEPKHFNRNFELRSRKLAMEEAKGLVKRMLLVKFKDGTPSAQIEEILKNYANLVNLVEPLKSWHMGKNVSIMNLDQGFTHVFELTFESAERLAKYVDHPVHTEFSNRLRPHLDKVVVITYEPTAFCT; encoded by the exons ATGGCGTGGACTGTGGAGCCCAAGCACTTCAACAGAAATTTTGAACTGCGGAGTAGGAAACTAGCAATGGAGGAAGCGAAGGGATTGGTGAAGCGCATGCTCCTTGTCAAGTTCAAAGACGGTACCCCATCTGCCCAAATCGAGGAAATCCTCAAGAACTACGCCAATCTCGTCAACCTCGTCGAACCCTTGAAATCTTGGCACAT GGGAAAGAACGTGAGCATCATGAATTTGGACCAGGGCTTCACGCACGTCTTCGAATTAACGTTCGAGAGCGCTGAGCGATTAGCAAAGTACGTGGATCATCCTGTTCACACCGAATTCTCAAACCGGCTCCGTCCCCATCTGGATAAAGTCGTCGTGATCACCTACGAGCCGACTGCCTTCTGTACCTGA